The genomic DNA AACAAACTTAAACAACCATTTTCCGTTTGAGGCAGAATGAAATATAAACATATACTTACACACTACAAAGCTAAAATTTATATTCAAAGAACACTTCCTCACCTAATCTTCTTTGAATTTGTTAAATGATATAGATCGTAACAATTTTGCAAAAAAAACAAAAGGTTTATGAAAAGTATCATTTCTTTCAAAAGGTCCATTGACAAAAGAGGTAGATTAATGGATCTAACATGTAAATCCTTCTCAATAATCTTTGTAAGAACTATTAAAAAACATATATAAATCAAAGATAGAGATAAATAGTTTACCATCAACATGATCCACAAGAATTAAGATGCACATATATAAATCACAAAACATAGAATTCAATACAACAATAGATAATAATTTTATCAAATAATGAGAATTATAGAAGCACAAAAATAAAATCTTAAGATTAAATATAAAAAGCATAATTTCACAACAACAAAACTAGCTACACAATTTTAAAAGCTATATACCTCTTTCAAACGATCTGCTGGAGCCTATACTCACCTCTGTAGCAATGAAATGTTTTAGCCTACTAAATACTTATAAAAATATGTTCGTGAACAATCTTTAATAAAATCATAATATATAAGtcaaattataaaatcataataaGTCAAATTATGACGACATTATCTGCATAAACTTTTAAATTTACATGCAGAAGCATTCAATTTTGTCATTATGATTAAAGATAGAGATAAAAAGGTTACCATCAACAACTTCTTTTTgtctttatttgagtaatttaaaatatttaaaaattatgtaaCTTAATATTTGGTAGTAATGCATTTATCTTTTCTTATCAAACGCAGAAGAGGCCACTAATATTTAATTGTGTCAAAATATTTACTCTCTAAATGCCCCACCCACCGCCCAACCACCATCCCCCCACCCCCACCTCTCACCCATCCAATTGTTAATGTTTATGATATTGTGTTTGACACACactttaacataaatataaatatatctctataatttatttttatttttattttttaaataaatatttaaaatattctacttttattttttttctaaaataatataattatactttacattaatcttaaaatatttttcgtAACACTCTCCCACAAACACATTAACAATTGGGTGAGATGCTAAGTACATTTACactttaatttttaaaaaactaCTCTTACATACATGTTAAAAATTGGTGGGACGATGTTAGGGTGGGGACAAAGAGAGTACATTTCAGTTTTAATTCTTAAAAATGCACAGACGTACTTGTTTGAAATAGTCAcattaatttgaaattttatgAATGTATGTTTATATAAGTTTGGTGTATAATTGATATGTACTATAGTATATTCACTTTTCAAGTTTAAGTAGCAGAataaatattgttttattaatgtaaaatttgaatatttcataaaaattaagcatattttgtttatatttttagtTTTGATAAAAAAGATTTTAGTAAGCTGTGAAATTACCTTAATCAACTTATAAACTAAATGTTCTTAACCTCCTTTACATATCCCTTTGGCTGAGTCGCACACCTCCAGCGACTCAGTAATCATTGTTTTCACGTCTAAATGATGAACTTGCCAATTATTTTTGGTTGACACAGCCAATAACAAACGAACAGTTTCCAACATCTCACTAGTGCAAAAATCTCATGGTAGTCTATCTTGTGCTCTTGAgcatatccttttgcaaccaataTTGTTGGGCTTGGGCTTAATCTAAACATATTTATTTGAGTTTATGTTATTGAATAAAAAGTCTCGATTATTGTAGTTGGTTATAGTAGTGTGCCGCAAGTTTAGGATTAAAATAAGTGAGAGATAAATTAGGATCAATTATCCTAGTTTATAGCACAATTCTGTTACAAGTTGTTTAAGTAGCAGTGCTGGTTTATTCTGTAAGATCTCATCAATTGTAAGAATTTCATACAAGTAATCAATCAAATATTAGCTGTGTTATCTCTTTCTTTATTTGCTCTAACATCTGGTATCAGAGCACTCAAGTCACCTGTGAAACACGATCGTGGTTAAACAGTGAAATGGAAGCTAGCAAGAACAAGGAGGGGTCATTTGGACTGAGTTATCCTATGCTAACTAAGACGAACTACACCACATGGGCCATCAAGATAAAAGTCTTTATGCAGGCACACGGTGTTTGGGATGCAATAGAACCAAAGGATCCAAAGGGTACAGTCGAAGAAAAAACAGACAAGCGAGCACTAGCCATTATCTATCAAGGGATTGCAGATGACATGCTGTTAACGATAGCAGAAAAGAAAACATCGAAGGAGGCTTGGGGGGCTATAAAAATAATGTGCCTAGGTGCGGATAAAGTAAAGAAGGCTAAAGCTCAGACCCTAAAATCAGAGTTTGAGTCTCTAAAGATGAAAGACACTGAAATGTTGGATGACTTTTGTATGAAATTAAACGGCTTGGTTTCGAAAATCAGGGCGTTAGGAGAGACAATTGCTGAAGAGTATGTCGTTAAAAAGCTACTAAGGGTTGTCCCAACTAAGTTCCTCCAAATTGCGTCTGCAATCGAACAATTTGGTAACTTAGACACTATGTCCGTGGAGGAGGTCATTGGTTCTCTTAAAGCCCATGAGGAACGCTTGGGTGGACAAACGGAGAACAACGAGGGGCAGCAACTACTCTTGACTGAGGATGAGTGGCTCAAGAGAGAAGGCAACGACAGGAAACTTCTTCTCACTCGAGAAGAGTGGTTGAAGAAGTCAGGAAAGGCTGGGCAAAGCAGTGGTAGTGATTATCACACAAGGGATAACCGTATGGCTCGAGATAGAAGCCAGGTGAAATGTTACAATTGTGCTGCATATGGACACTTCGCTTATGAGTGTCGTAAGCCTAAGAAGAACAGGCCACAAAGAGGGGAAGCAAATATGTCATTTATAATCGACGAAGAACCTGCACTCTTGATGAATTTATGCGAAAACATCAAACCTGATGTGATTGGCATTACCGAGGATAAGATTATAGTAAACATCAAGGAGAGAGATGAAAACGTATGGTATCTTGATAATGGAGCTAGTAATCACATGACTGGACGTCGTGAGAAATTTGAAAAGCTTGACAGGACTGTGAAAGGGGAAGTGAAATTTGGTGATGGCTCAGTAGTCCAAATTCAGGGCAGAGGTTCAATCAAATTCCTGTGCAAGAATGGGGAGACCAGAATTTTAAGCGAAGTCTGCTACATACCTACTTTGTGAAGCAACATCATCAGCTTAGGACAGCTCTCGGGGGAGGGAAATAGAGTTGTCATGAACGGAGAGAAGCTGTGGGTTTATGATAGTTGTGGAAGGATGCTTATGCAAGTCTAAAGGTCTGCAAATCGACTCTATAAGATTCACATTCAGGAAGCTAAACATTATTGTCTACTAACAAAGGGTGACGAGGAAGCATGGTTGTGGCATAGAGACTCGGACACGTAAATTTCAAGGAAATGCAACTGTTATCAAAGAATCATATGGCTCATGGTGTACCAAACATTGTTCACCCCAAAGAAATCTGTGAGAGTTGCCTTATGACAAAACACACGTAAGCCTTTTCCAAATAAATCTAATTTTATTGCTAAGTCTGCTCTAGAATTGATACATTTGGATTTATGCGGTCCTATATCCCCTTCCACACCGGGGGGGAACAATTATTTTATGCTTCTTGTTGATGACTACAGCCGTATGATGTGGGTTTATTTCCTTAAACACAAGAATGAGGCACTGAATTATTTCAAGAAGTTTAAAGTTCTTGTTGAGAATTGAAAATGACAGGGTATTCAAGTTTTAAGAACCGATCGAGGAGGCGAATTTTGTTCAAAAGAGTTCAACCTTTTTGTGAGGAACATGGCATACTTAAGCACTACACGGAATCCTacacaccacaacaaaatggtgtcgTAGAGCGCCGGAATCGTACAGTAGTTGCCATGGCATGAAGCATGCTCAAGGAAAGACAGGTGCCAGCTACTTATTGGGGAGAGGCAGTCACTCATGCCATTTATATTTTAAACAAGCTGCCAACACGAGCAATGTCGAATCTTACTCCTCATGAAGCCTGGTTTGGAACAAAACCAAACTTGCATTATGCCAAAGTATTTGGTTGTACTGCTTATGTCAAGATTCCAGCTGTACACACAAAAAAACTCGACGATAGAAGTCGACTAATGGTTCATTTTGGCAGAGAAGCTGGAACCAAGATATTTCGACTGTTTGATCCTATAACTGGCAGTATTCACATCAGCAGAGATGTGTTTTTCAACGAACAGAAAGCCTGGAATTGGGATGACTCTATTAAATCTGCGCCTAACAGCGGTGCACACTTTATCCTGGAAAATGATCCCACCGAACCTGAGAATTCTAGCGAAGAAAAACTGACAGTACAACACCTACCACTCCAGACACGACATCTTCTGATGAAACTGCAGAAACACCGCCCCCAAGGCTCCGCTCACTTGCAGATATTTATGACCACACGACTGAGGTGGAATTAGCTGAAGATGAACTTATGTTAATGGGTATTGATGAACCCATTTCTTTTGAGCAGGCTGTTGAGGACGATGCCTGGAAGACAGCAATGGATAATGAAATCGCCTCTATTGAAAAAAACAATACTTGGCAACTAGTGGATCTTCCAAAAGGGCATAAACCTATAGCACTTAAATGGGTTTACAAGTTGAAGACTGATCAAAATGGAGCTATCACTAAACACAAAGCCCGTCTTGTGGCTAAAGGATATGTTCAACGTCATGGAATCGATTATGAAGAAGGCTTTGCCCCGGTTACTCGACTTGAAACAGTCCATTTACTCCTTCATTGGCAGCTAAAAATGATTGGGAGATTCACCATCTTGACATTAAATCTGCTTTCTTGAATGGTGTTTTACAAGAGGAGGTTTATGTAACACAACCCAAAGGCTATGTCAAAAACGGCTCCGAACATCAAGTCTATAGGCTTCCCAAGGCTTTGTATGGGCTTCGTCAAGCCCCTCGAGCGTGGTATGCTCGTCTCAACCAGTACCTTCTCACACTCGATTTTGTTAAATGCCCATATGAGCATGCTGTATATACTCAGAAGGATGGAGCTCATTCTCTAGTTGTTGGTGTCTATGTCGAAGACTTATTAGTTACTGGCTCATCTCTGTCACACATTGCCAAATTCAAGGGGGAAATGAATCGTGAATTTGACATGTCTGACTTAGGGCTGCTGTCTTACTATTTGGGGTTGGAAGTTACTCAAGACAAGGAGTTTATTGAACTCAGGCAGTCGACTTATGCGCAGAAGGTGCTCGAATAGGCAGGCATGGCAGAATGTAATAGTGTGAGATATCCTATGGAGCACAAGATACAATTACATGCTGACAGCTCGGGTGAAGTTGTAAATCCTACGCAGTTTAAAAGCATTATAGGCGGGCTCAGATACCTAGTGAATACAAGACCTGATATTGCTTATTCTATAGGGATTGTTAGCAGGTTTATGGAAAGGCCTACACAGCTGCACATGAACGCAGTTAAAAGGATTTGTCGATATCTGAAGGGAACGCTACAGTACGGACTAATCTACACAAAAGGCCAAGGAAATTATATACTTTCGGGTTTTTCGGATAGTGACTTAGGAGGGAGTATGGATGACCGAAAGAGTACGGGAGGAATGGCTTTCTATCTTGATGAGAATTTAATTACTTGGGTGTCACAAAAACAACGGTGTGTTGCACTCTCTTCGTGTGAGGCTGAGTTTATGGCGGCTACGGCGGCTGCCTGCCAGGCGATTTGGTTGCAGCGGGTACTGAGTCATATCATGGGCATCAAGGTTGCTCCTGTCACATTGTACATTGATAATAGGTCAGCTGTGGACTTGGCACGTAATCCAGTTTTCTATGGACGAAGCAAGCATATTGACTTGCGCTATCACTTCATCCGTGATTGTGTTGAACAAGGATTGATAATTATAAGACATGTCCGCACGAATGAACAACGAACTGACATCCTAACGAAGGCATTGGCAATATCCAAGTTTGAGAAGATGCGTCAGTTGCTTGGTGTCAGAAAGCTGGAGAATGTTTAGATTAAAGGGGAGTTATGTTGGGCTTGGGCTTAATCTACACATATTTATTTGAGTTTATGTTATTGAATAAAAAGTCTCGATTATTGTAGTTGGTTATAGTAGTGTCCCGCAAGTTTAGGATCAAAATAAGTGAGAGATAAATTAGGATCAATTATCCTAGTTAATAGCACAATTCCTTAATGATATAAAGTATAAGAATATAAGATATAGATATAAAATTACCCATTTTTCCTTTGTAATatcattattattaattttagtACACATATTATatatggtgctggattgacccgttgtgagtactacatgtttatagtgtcataagttaatctcacagtaataatgatgtattggtcttttgacttgaaatcattatatttctatacgagaattaatatactttgatactattgaaagttatccttgaccgggtaataataaaagtagagattgggtacattatgaatcgtatgagaaatatgaatgatctagatgggatttagccctcatgtattaaaggagtgatattattggcccttgattgagtaagactataaaatgcatggtcgtgctcaaatactgatttgtttaatagtttactcattgatcaaggaaagaaggattgaacgttaacggaggatgacacaatgcatgcctcgagtttgatctataatataaggctaaagggattacattgtacattattcacgaaaggtttaattgatcactgattaataattaatacttgggtaacaatgatgtattactagatgccgctcattgtttatgatttgaaattagatttaaaattgttgccaacgtaacaataacctaaagggtcgcacaaagaatgattgaaggattatttaatttaaattcggacttaaataaaatgtaagtatttcgaattatttgttattaattaagtgtgacttaattaattaaataaataggaaattcgaatttaatattgcATGACCAATTTTTTAGATATATTATGTTATGTTATTCAGCACTGCATGTTTCAtcgataaattatttatttctttgaAGTTGCTTTTATGTCTTTGGTTTCTTTTATGCACACATTATTTACTTTCAAGTTCTATCTAGTTTTGTGATTTTTATGGTCATTCCGGCTTATATTTGATTATCTAGATATGGTGATGGTATGTAGTTAGTGATGCCAGTTATTGTGATGGTGGATACGTGGTGAAAAGTGGTCGCTAAGTAGTCGTTCCTGTGATATTTAAATATTTGGAATTTGTGACAGTTTGATTTTAGTAAGTGTGTATGATTGTGATAATATTCTTAAATCAGGTGGTTTACATATAGTTTTTGGTATTGGCATATGATATTGAGTGGAAAGAAATGGATGGAAAAAGTGGTCATGCAATGATTTGAACTTTGAATGtagttattttttaaaataaatttattatctACGTAATGATATTGGTGGCTAAAGTTCATGGTTGTATGTGGTAGTGGATGGTTGTGGGCAATCGTTGTTCAAGTAGAAAAGAGATGATTGTGGTTTATGAAAATTTGGATAGAATTAAAGAGTTGTGGAAAATGAATACAAATCATATATTGGATTAATATACATAGATATGTATGACTGGCTggaattaaattttattatttattaattaagtgttcTCATTGAAATATGAATATCTCTCAATAAATATATCCTAATATGTTAGAATCTTATAAGACGTTTTAATCTTAGAAGACGTTTTAATCGAGGATATCTTTCTTTTGTGACTAAATATCTCCTAAGATAGTATCTTACAATCTTAGTCAAATCCCACCATATTTCTTTTTGACTAAATATCATAATATCTCCTAATATCTTACTATCTTAGAAGACATTTTAATTTTTAAACATCCATGGATTTcattgaataaattcaaaatcaaaatcgATCTTTGAAACATATATGCTCACAATCTCAATTTTATTATACCCCTAAATTTCATATAAATACACAATTATGTATTAGTTTCATACATGTTTAATACGTTTAAAGGATAATATAGAATTTTAGTCAAATATTAAGATCTTTCTTTTTTGACCCATATATCATAATATCTTAATATTCTAAAAGACGTTTTAATTTCCATGATGTCCATGGATTTTACTAAATTAAGTCAAAGtcaaaaatccaaattgaatCTTTGTAATCTAGCATATCCTGTCAATTCCAATTTATATACCCCTAAATTTCATATAAATAAGGCATATGTATTAGTTTCAACATGTCAATGTCTTAAAAAAACATCTCCATTTTCATTCATGGATAAATCTCATACATGTCTCCGCTAAATATAGACAATGCAGAACCCATATCTGGCGATGCAAGGAGTAGATGAAGCTGATATCGAACTAAGAATCCTGAGATGTGATGTTATCATCAAATCACATCAGTCACACACTGTTCCTAGGATGGGCTATCCTGCGGCATATGCATCTTTCAAGATTAAGCCTCGAAATTTTCCAGGAAATGCTGTGGTTATTGTTTCACATACGCAATTGGAGAATCGGAAGGGGAACTCACAACTTGCAGGCTGGAAGGAAAAACTGAATCGGGACGTACGGACTATTGAGTTAGAGTTAAATATATTTAGCAAGGTGTTTAACGAGCATGGATTTGAATGTCCGCAGATCAGAGGATCAACAAAAGAAGAAAAAGTCTTGAGCGGTAAAAACTTCGAGAAAGTTATTAAGGGGCTTGAAGTCATCACTTTATTCAAGCTCTACCAAAGATGTTAAACTTAAGCATATGC from Apium graveolens cultivar Ventura unplaced genomic scaffold, ASM990537v1 ctg6835, whole genome shotgun sequence includes the following:
- the LOC141703601 gene encoding secreted RxLR effector protein 161-like produces the protein MAECNSVRYPMEHKIQLHADSSGEVVNPTQFKSIIGGLRYLVNTRPDIAYSIGIVSRFMERPTQLHMNAVKRICRYLKGTLQYGLIYTKGQGNYILSGFSDSDLGGSMDDRKSTGGMAFYLDENLITWVSQKQRCVALSSCEAEFMAATAAACQAIWLQRVLSHIMGIKVAPVTLYIDNRSAVDLARNPVFYGRSKHIDLRYHFIRDCVEQGLIIIRHVRTNEQRTDILTKALAISKFEKMRQLLGVRKLENV
- the LOC141703600 gene encoding uncharacterized protein LOC141703600, whose translation is MEASKNKEGSFGLSYPMLTKTNYTTWAIKIKVFMQAHGVWDAIEPKDPKGTVEEKTDKRALAIIYQGIADDMLLTIAEKKTSKEAWGAIKIMCLGADKVKKAKAQTLKSEFESLKMKDTEMLDDFCMKLNGLVSKIRALGETIAEEYVVKKLLRVVPTKFLQIASAIEQFGNLDTMSVEEVIGSLKAHEERLGGQTENNEGQQLLLTEDEWLKREGNDRKLLLTREEWLKKSGKAGQSSGSDYHTRDNRMARDRSQVKCYNCAAYGHFAYECRKPKKNRPQRGEANMSFIIDEEPALLMNLCENIKPDVIGITEDKIIVNIKERDENVWYLDNGASNHMTGRREKFEKLDRTVKGEVKFGDGSVVQIQGRGYSSFKNRSRRRILFKRVQPFCEEHGILKHYTESYTPQQNGVVERRNRTVVAMA